CTGCATGGAATGCCATATCCGCGAGGGAGAGGGCGGGAAAAGCGGACCGAATCTGGACAAACTCGCAGGCGTGGCAGACCCGACCTACGTTCGTGAATCCATCCTCGATCCGGACGCCATTATTACGCCCGGATACGAGGCAGGACTCATGCCCCCCGGCTATGGCGCGATGCTTACGGAAGCGGAGATCGACGCGCTCCAGTATTACCTGTCGAACCGCTTCAGCCCCGCTGCAAAATGAACCCGGCGGGATTTACCTGACGGATATATGACCAGTCTCATAAGCCGAAACCGGGCAAGCAGTTAGCGTAAGCACAAGGAAAGGACTTCCGGTAACCGGGAGCATGATTAGGGGTAAGCGCCATGAATAAACGAATTGCGTCGGGATATCAGCCTCTCAAATGGGTACTCACTCTGGCCCTGTCCGTTTCGGCCTACTTCGGCCTCACGGCGGTCGCGCAGAAACCGGCTCCCGGCACACCGGTAGTCCAGGTGGCGCCAACAATCACGCCGGAGGAGTTCGAGGCTGCCAAGTCCATCTATTTCGACCGGTGCGCGGGCTGCCATGGCACGTTGCGGACCGGTGCCACCGGACCTGAAATCCTTCCTGCGAAGACGATCAAGATGGGCACCAGCCGGCTGCGGGACATCCTCCAGTACGGCATGCCCGGCGGAATGCCGGCGTGGGGCGAGGACGGCATCCTGACCGAGAAGGAAATCGACATGGTTGCCCGGTATATCCAGCAGGAGCCTCCGCAGCCGCCGGAGATGTCGCTGGCTCAGATCAAGGAAAGCTGGAAGACCTACGTTCCGGTCGATCAGCGTCCCGGCAAGCCCACCCACAAGCGCAACTGGGAGAACTACTTCGGAATCATCCTCCGGGACGAGGGCAAGGTGGCGATCATTGACGGCGATACCAAGGAAATGATCAGCACGATCAAGACCGGATACGCCGTGCATATCCTCCGGAGCAGCATGTCCGGCCGGTACTTCTACGTCGTTGGCCGTGACGGACGTATCTCGCTGATTGACCTCTGGACCACCGAGCCATCGCTGGTGGCGGAGGTGAAGCCGTGCATCGATGCCCGGTCAGTCGATTCCAGCAAGTTCAAGGGGAAGAAGCCCGAGCTGAACTTCTCCGACACCTTGGCGATTGTCGGCTGTTACTGGCCGCCACACTACGCCATTGTCGACGGACTCACGCTGGAGCCGAAGAAGCTGGTCCGGACATCAGGCTACACATACGATACGAACGAATACCTGCCGGAAGTCCGCGTGGCGTCCATCATCGCCTCCCACTATGACCCGCTCTGGGTCGTGAGCCTGAAGGAATCAGGATATGTCGCGCTGGTGGACTACTCCGACCTGACGAATCTCAAGATCACCAACATTGAGGCGGAACGCTTCCTCCATGACGGCGGATGGGACGCCACGAAACGTTACTTCCTGGTGGCCGCCAACATGCGGAACACCGTGTCGGTTATCGATGTCAAGGAAAAGAAGTTCGTCACCAACATCGTGACGGGCAACAAGCCGCATCCCGGGCGCGGTGCCAACTGGGTGGACCCGGAATACGGGCCGGTCTGGGCAACAACCCATATCGGCGAGGGGCGGATGAGCCTCATCGGAACCGATCCGGAGAGCCGCAAGTACAAGAAGAACGCCTGGAAGGTTGTCCGTGACATCGAGCTGAAGGGCCGCGCCGGCGGGCTGTTCATCAAGACCCATGACAAGTCCCCCTGGGTGTGGACAGACGCGCCTCTGAACTCCGACGCCGAAAAGGCGCAGACGATCTGCGTTCTCAGCAAGAAGACGGCGGCAATTGAAAAGTGCTTCCGGGCGACTGACCGGGGCCGTATCGTCCACTTCGAATACAACAAGGCCGGTGACGAGGTGTGGGTGTCGGTGTGGGACAAGGAAGGCGAGATCCTGGTCTATGACGACAAGACCATGACCCTGAAGAAGAGCATCAAGGGTGACTGGCTGATCACCCCGACCGGCAAGTTCAACGTGTATAACACGAAGAACGACGTCTACTGATAAGTGTGGCGGGCGGGCAGCCCCGCCTCTCTTGCCGCTCCGCCTGGGCCTCCTGAGGGCCCGGGCGGAGCCCTTTTGAGAGTATGAAATCGGTCATATTGCCCGGTTCCGGCCGGTGCCAGACTGGGGCTGTGGAGGCCCCGTATGCGTTTGAAGGCACATGAACTGTTCCCACGCGAGCATGGGTTCTATGTGATGGCGATCCTGCCTGCGGCGGCGGGGGTTGCGCTCAACTGGGAGCACGCGGCTTCGGCAGCCATGGCCGGGCTTTCGTGGGTACTGCTCGTGCTCTCCAGCACGGGGGTCAAGACTTGGATAGTCCATCCGTCGCGGCGTCCCTATGTGACGGCTCCTGTCGTGCTTGCGGTGCTGATCGCACTGGCGGGATTTGTGCTGTCAGGTGTCCCGGCCGGGCTCATGGTTGCCTGCGGCATGGGGCTGGGTTCGCTGGCCATCCATTTCCTGATGTCGCCGCCGAAGGAACGGCGCTCCGTTCAGTTTGAGTCGGTGGCGGCCTTTGTTCTCGGCTTCGGGATGCTGGTTTCCGGCTCGGCCGGGTACAAACTGATACCCCTTCCGATCGCACAGGCGGCACTCGTCTATACACTTGTCCAGGTGGCCGCCACGGTGCATGTCCGCCTCTGGATCGAAGCGCTTGGAGCCCATGACGAGGACCGGCGGGCGAGATTCCGCAACATAAGCCTGCTGGTTCACACCGGGCTGATCGGTCTGGTGGGTGTCTTCTGCTTTCTGGGCTGGCTGCCTATCTATTCGCTGCTGCCGGGAGTGGGAGAAGGGCTTGTCGTCATCGCCACACTTTCCCGGTTCGGCCGCAAGGTATCATTTCCGAAGCTGGGCATCGCGCAGACGGCGGGGCTGGTCGTGGCTGCGGTGGGGCTGGCAATCCAGTTCCAGCCATAGTCCTGAGCCACTGGACCCTCCCCGGATGGGTCAGGCGTAATAGTTAGATATCACCCGCAAATGCAGCCAGAACGGCGAACACGAGCCCCGTGGTATGTTCCGGCAGCATAAGCCTCTGAGTAATGACCGGCTCATCGAATGCCCAGGTGCCATCCGGGCGCTGGGATCTGGCCAGGCGGTTTGCGAACTCCGCGGGGATGAGGTGCTTCTGTCCGGTCAGGATCAGCGTCAGCGCCCGCTCGGCCTGCAGGTCGGAGAGAATGTCGAGGTTCACGATAAACTCGTCATGGATACGCCGGGTATAGGCTCCCAGTTCCATGTCGGAATCCGTCGAAAAGCATTTCCGGAAACGGGCGATCAGCAGGCCGATTGCCTGGTGCGTCAGC
Above is a window of Deltaproteobacteria bacterium DNA encoding:
- a CDS encoding cytochrome c translates to MDRPYFLLVAAAVFTVYSCAPAPRVRPPVAEPGPSDSLLAELGRRTFREKGCMECHIREGEGGKSGPNLDKLAGVADPTYVRESILDPDAIITPGYEAGLMPPGYGAMLTEAEIDALQYYLSNRFSPAAK
- a CDS encoding c-type cytochrome, which codes for MNKRIASGYQPLKWVLTLALSVSAYFGLTAVAQKPAPGTPVVQVAPTITPEEFEAAKSIYFDRCAGCHGTLRTGATGPEILPAKTIKMGTSRLRDILQYGMPGGMPAWGEDGILTEKEIDMVARYIQQEPPQPPEMSLAQIKESWKTYVPVDQRPGKPTHKRNWENYFGIILRDEGKVAIIDGDTKEMISTIKTGYAVHILRSSMSGRYFYVVGRDGRISLIDLWTTEPSLVAEVKPCIDARSVDSSKFKGKKPELNFSDTLAIVGCYWPPHYAIVDGLTLEPKKLVRTSGYTYDTNEYLPEVRVASIIASHYDPLWVVSLKESGYVALVDYSDLTNLKITNIEAERFLHDGGWDATKRYFLVAANMRNTVSVIDVKEKKFVTNIVTGNKPHPGRGANWVDPEYGPVWATTHIGEGRMSLIGTDPESRKYKKNAWKVVRDIELKGRAGGLFIKTHDKSPWVWTDAPLNSDAEKAQTICVLSKKTAAIEKCFRATDRGRIVHFEYNKAGDEVWVSVWDKEGEILVYDDKTMTLKKSIKGDWLITPTGKFNVYNTKNDVY
- a CDS encoding YwiC-like family protein; the protein is MRLKAHELFPREHGFYVMAILPAAAGVALNWEHAASAAMAGLSWVLLVLSSTGVKTWIVHPSRRPYVTAPVVLAVLIALAGFVLSGVPAGLMVACGMGLGSLAIHFLMSPPKERRSVQFESVAAFVLGFGMLVSGSAGYKLIPLPIAQAALVYTLVQVAATVHVRLWIEALGAHDEDRRARFRNISLLVHTGLIGLVGVFCFLGWLPIYSLLPGVGEGLVVIATLSRFGRKVSFPKLGIAQTAGLVVAAVGLAIQFQP